A genomic region of Papaver somniferum cultivar HN1 chromosome 7, ASM357369v1, whole genome shotgun sequence contains the following coding sequences:
- the LOC113296474 gene encoding formin-like protein 20, producing the protein MALFRRLFYRKPPDRLLEISERVYVFDCCFSTDILEEVEYKVYLAGIVAQLQNHFPDASFMVFNFREGEMRSKIADILSEYDMTVMDYPQQYEGCPLLPLETVLHFLKSSESWLSIEGQQNVLLMHCEKGGWPVLAFMLAGLLLCRKQYTGEQKTLEMVYKQAPKELLHLLSPLNPQPSHMRYLQYITRRSLGSEWPPSVRPLILGCLILRFFPIFSVKGGCRPIVRVYGQDPLSDTNRRSSKLLFSTPKRKKYVHHYLQSSPAKLDIHCLVQGDIVLECLHLDEEMIQEEMMFRIMFNTSFIRSSIIMLNRDEIDLLWDAKVQFPKDFKAEVLFSDADAAGSNSSSEVVSADEGDTEDAEDGETEGAHEEFFEVEDTFSNVDVMETRGDFDIFVEQESTLDEIDVQEGEADSEPVTGQERMLSDGDKINTDCFSVQEDELDEENHKEEWKEAPELPILHDSTADDGTYDVEAKTVSSDLQCEKETQADVHCKVVSSVGEQDLDNIASPKNLASKDNHQNSETDHGQSSLSFTLEGNSLPISKQPSDALVEVKSIQHQESEDAPIKSSTPNTAQHMDPLSNVSSLYHKAALVDVAPLPEDLSMGKTSDDLHVTPVGLTNVHGEAASVTTSVSAEDIVSFSTPPPSPSSAVTRASHPHPPPPPPPPPLPRRTHHPSGPLQSSLLSAVSPAPGIDKTVQMTRPPLLSERLTTPPICSEPPPQPPPPPPPPPPSRSGSLSYVYSPPIPPPPRPPPPPPPPPQAFSLVRDRNGSESLSQLDGVVSTAPPVPPKQSIFESAESVTPPPSVLRAGSSSNGLMLVVTSAPPPPSKPPPLHGCQAPQPLLHIRRTPLSVSASIPPPPPPSGSPPPRLPHQMHITPPPHPPGSMSAPPPPSRSIHVSPPPPPPPPPPRRVTHPSSAPAPPPPPLLSPPYAYGVPNPALPHVHLAPPPPPPPLRPPPLVNKLSPLAAPSGQGEPPPPPVHETPHLPDRPMQMAPPPPPPPPPPKHGAPPPPPPPMHRAPPPPAPLVCNVPPPPPPPPMSSVPSPPPPPMSSVPPPPPPPPMSSVPPPPPPPPMSSVPPPPPPMSSVPPPPPPPPPMSSVPPPPPPPHMSSVPPPPPPPPMSSVPPPPPPPPPMSSVPPPPPPPPMSSVPPPPPPPPMSSVPPPPMSSVPPPPPPMRGPPPPPPPPGYGTPPPPPPPMRAPPPPPPPPMLGAPPPPPPPMGGALPPPPPPMRGAPPPPPPPMGGAPPPPPPPMGGGPPPPPPGRAPGAPAPPRPPGGAAPPPPPFGAKGNAIGSSMNARGSLGGRGLARPAATAPRKSSLKPLHWSKVTRVVKGSLWEELQKHGEPQSVSEFDLSEIEKLFSAAVPNKADKGGKSGEKKNSAGSKPNKVTLVDLRRAYNCEIMLTKVKIPLSDLMPAVLALDESILDADQVENLIKFCPTKEEMELLRNYTGDRENLGKCEQFYLELMKVPRVESKLRVFFFKIQFGAQTTDFRKSLMTVNSACDEVRNSEKLKDIMRKILWLGNTLNQGTARGSAVGFRLDSLLKLTDTRASNSKMTLMHFLCKVLASKSPGLLSFHEDLFNLEAASKIQLKSLAEEMQAIVKGLEKVKQELNASENDGPVTEGFRKTLKEFIGTAEKDVNSLTSLYAGVGRNADALALYFGEDPARCPFEQVTATLLNFVRLFRKAHEENCKQAEMEKKKAEKEAEMEKAKGVNLTKKSAEHS; encoded by the exons ATGGCGCTGTTCAGAAGATTATTCTATAGGAAGCCACCAGATCGCCTTCTTGAGATCTCTGAAAGAGTTTACG TGTTCGACTGTTGTTTCTCCACAGACATTTTGGAAGAAGTTGAATACAAGGTTTACCTGGCTGGTATTGTGGCCCAGCTCCAAAACCACTTCCCTGATGCATCTTTCATGGTATTTAACTTCAGGGAGGGAGAAATGAGGAGCAAAATTGCAGATATTTTGTCTGAATATGACATGACAGTTATGGACTACCCTCAGCAATATGAAGGGTGTCCTCTGCTACCGTTGGAGACGGTCCTTCATTTCTTAAAATCAAGTGAAAGCTGGTTATCAATTGAAGGGCAACAGAACGTACTGTTGATGCATTGTGAGAAAGGTGGGTGGCCTGTGCTGGCATTCATGCTTGCAGGCCTCCTGTTATGTAGAAAGCAGTACACCGGGGAGCAAAAAACACTTGAAATGGTATACAAACAAGCTCCTAAGGAGCTCCTCCACCTCCTTTCTCCTTTGAACCCACAGCCTTCCCATATGAGATATCTCCAGTACATTACTAGAAGAAGTCTTGGTTCAGAATGGCCTCCCTCAGTTAGACCTTTAATTTTGGGCTGTCTCATTCTTAGATTCTTCCCAATATTCAGTGTAAAAGGGGGTTGCAGGCCCATAGTCCGTGTTTATGGTCAGGATCCTTTATCTGATACAAACAGGCGGAGTTCAAAACTTCTATTTTCAACCCCCAAGAGAAAGAAGTACGTTCACCACTACTTGCAG AGTTCACCAGCTAAACTAGACATTCATTGCCTTGTTCAAGGGGATATCGTTCTAGAATGCCTCCATTTGGATGAAGAAATGATACAGGAGGAAATGATGTTCAGGATTATGTTCAATACATCATTCATCCGATCAAGTATTATCATGCTGAACCGCGATGAGATTGATCTCCTGTGGGATGCCAAGGTCCAGTTCCCAAAGGACTTTAAAGCAGAG GTACTCTTTTCGGATGCCGATGCTGCTGGTTCTAACAGCAGCTCAGAAGTGGTTAGTGCAGATGAGGGCGACACAGAAGACGCAGAAGATGGTGAGACAGAAGGTGCACATGAGGAGTTCTTTGAGGTGGAGGATACTTTCAGCAATGTAGATGTAATGGAGACAAGAGGGGATTTTGATATTTTCGTAGAACAAGAAAGCACATTGGATGAGATTGATGTACAGGAAGGAGAGGCGGATAGTGAGCCTGTCACAGGGCAAGAGCGCATGTTAAGTGATGGCGACaaaataaatactgattgctttagTGTTCAAGAAGACGAATTGGATGAAGAGAATCACAAAGAGGAATGGAAGGAAGCTCCTGAGCTTCCAATACTTCATGACAGCACTGCGGATGACGGCACTTATGATGTTGAAGCTAAGACAGTAAGCTCAGATCTACAATGCGAAAAAGAAACACAAGCTGATGTGCACTGCAAGGTTGTGTCAAGTGTGGGAGAGCAGGATCTGGATAATATTGCTTCCCCAAAGAATTTAGCATCCAAGGATAATCATCAAAACTCGGAAACTGATCATGGGCAGAGTTCACTGTCATTCACCTTGGAGGGGAATTCCCTTCCCATTTCCAAACAACCGTCTGATGCATTGGTTGAAGTAAAAAGTATCCAACACCAGGAATCTGAGGATGCTCCTATAAAATCATCAACACCTAATACTGCGCAGCATATGGATCCTCTAAGCAACGTGTCTTCATTATATCATAAGGCAGCTTTAGTTGACGTTGCTCCACTTCCAGAAGACCTTAGTATGGGGAAGACGTCAGATGATCTTCATGTAACTCCAGTAGGCTTGACGAATGTACATGGTGAAGCTGCTAGTGTGACAACATCTGTTTCTGCAGAAGATATAGTTAGTTTCTCTACACCGCCACCATCTCCTTCTTCAGCAGTAACACGTGCTTCTCATCCTCACCCccctcctcctccaccaccaccacctcttccAAGGCGGACTCATCATCCATCTGGACCGCTCCAGTCTTCTCTTCTGTCCGCAGTTTCTCCAGCTCCTGGTATAGACAAAACAGTTCAGATGACTCGTCCACCTCTTTTATCTGAGCGCCTAACTACACCACCAATATGTTCAGAGCCTCCACCGCAacctccaccgccgccaccacctccacctccatctCGTAGTGGAAGTTTGTCCTATGTTTATTCGCCTCCAATTCCACCCCCACCCCgacccccaccaccaccaccaccaccacctcaggCCTTCTCTTTAGTTAGAGATAGAAATGGTTCTGAATCTCTCTCCCAACTAGATGGAGTAGTTTCGACGGCCCCTCCAGTTCCTCCAAAGCAAAGTATTTTTGAATCCGCTGAGTCGGTGACACCTCCTCCATCAGTTTTGAGAGCTGGATCATCTTCAAATGGGCTTATGCTAGTGGTGACCTCAGCACCACCTCCCCCCTCCAAACCTCCACCTTTGCATGGTTGTCAAGCTCCTCAACCCCTTCTCCACATACGAAGAAcaccactttcagtttcagctTCAATTCCACCACCTCCTCCACCAAGTGGCTCACCCCCTCCCCGTCTTCCTCACCAAATGCATATCACCCCGCCCCCACACCCTCCTGGTTCTATGTCAGCACCCCCACCCCCTTCTCGTTCTATACATGTGTCACCACCTCCCCCACCTCCCCCACCTCCACCACGTCGTGTTACGCAT CCCTCCAGCGCACcagcaccaccaccgccaccattaCTTTCTCCTCCCTATGCGTATGGGGTACCGAATCCAGCTCTTCCTCATGTGCATTTagcgccaccaccgccaccaccacctctaCGTCCACCTCCTCTAGTTAACAAATTGTCACCTTTAGCAGCTCCTTCTGGACAAGGGGAGCCACCACCTCCTCCAGTACATGAAACACCACATCTACCAGATCGTCCTATGCAAatggcaccaccaccaccacctcctcctcctccaccaaaaCACGGAGCTCCACCTCCGCCGCCTCCTCCTATGCATAGAGCACCACCTCCACCGGCTCCTCTTGTATGTAACGTTCCacctccaccacctcctcctcctatGTCCAGTGTTCCATctccaccacctcctcctatGTCCAGTGTTCCacctccaccacctcctcctcctatGTCCAGTGTTCCacctccaccacctcctcctcctatGTCCAGtgttccacctcctcctcctcctatgTCCAGTGTTCCacctccaccacctcctcctcctcctatgTCCAGTGTTCCacctccaccacctcctcctcatATGTCCAGTGTTCCacctccaccacctcctcctcctatGTCCAGTgttccacctccacctccacctcctcctcctatgTCCAGTGTTCCacctccaccacctcctcctcctatGTCCAGTGTTCCacctccaccacctcctcctcctatGTCCAGTGTTCCACCTCCTCCTATGTCCAGTGTTCCACCTCCACCACCCCCTATGCGTggaccaccacctccacctccacctccaggGTATGGTACTCCacctccaccacctcctcctatgcgtgcaccaccacctccaccgccaccCCCTATGCTAGGAGctccgccaccaccacctcctcctatgGGAGGagcgctgccaccaccacctcctcctatgcgaggagctccaccaccaccacctcctcctatgGGAGGagcgccgccaccaccacctcctcctatgGGAGGAGggccacctcctcctcctccaggtCGTGCACCAGGTGCTCCTGCTCCACCAAGACCTCCAGGTGGTGCTGCGCCTCCACCCCCACCCTTTGGTGCCAAAGGAAATGCAATCGGTTCAAGTATGAATGCAAGAGGTTCGTTAGGAGGACGTGGACTTGCACGCCCTGCAGCTACAGCACCTCGTAAATCATCACTAAAGCCATTGCATTGGAGTAAGGTCACACGAGTAGTAAAAGGGAGCTTATGGGAAGAATTACAAAAACACGGGGAACCTCAAAG TGTATCTGAGTTTGATTTgtcagaaattgaaaaactcttctcTGCTGCGGTTCCAAATAAAGCTGACAAAGGAGGAAAATCTGGAGAGAAAAAGAATTCTGCTGGATCCAAACCAAACAAAGTCACCTTG GTTGACCTACGTCGGGCTTACAACTGCGAAATCATGCTCACAAAAGTTAAGATACCACTTTCTGATTTGATG CCTGCAGTACTGGCACTGGATGAATCTATTTTAGACGCTGATCAAGTGGAAAATCTTATTAAGTTTTGCCCAACGAAAGAGGAGATGGAACTTCTTAGG AATTACACTGGTGACAGGGAAAATCTCGGAAAATGCGAACAG TTTTATTTGGAGTTGATGAAAGTTCCACGGGTGGAGTCTAagttaagagttttttttttcaagataCAGTTTGGTGCTCAG ACTACAGATTTTAGAAAGAGTTTAATGACAGTGAATTCTGCATGTGACGAG GTTAGAAATTCCGAGAAGCTGAAAGATATCATGAGGAAAATTCTTTGGCTTGGGAATACATTAAATCAAGGAACTGCAAGGG GTTCTGCTGTAGGATTTCGATTGGACAGTCTTCTCAAACTTACTGATACTCGTGCTTCTAATAGTAAAATGACACTCATGCATTTTCTTTGTAAG GTACTTGCCAGTAAGTCTCCGGGACTTCTAAGTTTCCATGAGGATCTTTTCAACCTGGAGGCAGCATCAAAG ATACAATTGAAGTCCTTAGCAGAAGAGATGCAAGCTATTGTCAAAGGTTTAGAAAAGGTTAAACAGGAGTTGAATGCATCTGAAAATGATGGTCCTGTGACAGAAGGTTTTCGTAAG ACATTGAAAGAGTTTATTGGTACAGCTGAAAAAGACGTTAACTCGTTAACATCTCTATACGCAGGAGTG GGTAGAAATGCAGATGCTCTTGCCCTTTATTTTGGTGAAGACCCTGCCCGTTGCCCTTTTGAACAAG TTACTGCAACTCTACTCAACTTTGTGAGGTTGTTCCGAAAAGCACACGAGGAGAACTGTAAACAGGctgagatggagaagaagaaagccGAAAAGGAAGCTGAGATGGAGAAGGCAAAGGGTGTTAACCTAACAAAGAAAAGTGCAGAACATAGCTAA